The genomic region TCTACCCAAAGTGCTTCTACTTTATCACGAGCCCATTGGGTACGTCTTAAGAATTTTAAACTTGACTTTATAGTAGGATTAGTATTGAACGAGTTGATTCTTATACGATCGCCCAGTTCATCCCAGCCAAATTTCTCTACGAGATCTTCAACGATTTGAGCCAGTTTAATACCGTGCAATGGGTTGTTAGGTTGTGTGCTCATAGTTAATTTTCCATAAAATCCATAGATTCCTTAACGCCACTGGACTTACCAGATCCACTAACGCGCACATAAAAATAAGAGTCGTAATCATTATCATCTAGTGCGTTATAAATGCTATCATTTTGTAGTTGGTTAGTGTACTCATTAATGGTATTACTATGGCCAAAAAGTGCGACCGTTTTACCTCGATATTTTTCAAGTAAATCTAACGCTTTAGTCGTTCTAACATCATACAATTCTATCTCCATGTCATGCGCCGCGGCAAGTGGTGCAGCGGTTGCTTTGGTACGCTTATAGTCAGAACTTATAATGTGATCTACATTCTTCAAGAAAAAATAATTCACCCAAGCATCGGCTCGTTTTTTTCCTTCTTCTGTCAGCTCTGGATCGCTTCCTTGGTCGGTGCGTTTTTCTGCATGTCTAATAAAATAAAACGTAGTGATACCTTCATTGTCCACAGGATCACCTTGTTTAGGTCCTGTGTTGCAGGATAATAGACTGAATATTGTAAATAGTAATAATAACTTTTTCATGATTTTTTAATAAAGCTTAAAGCTACTGCTTTTTAGACTTTTATAACGTCTAGATAGTTGTTGATATTTATCCACAATTGAGTTAGAAATGATGTTAATTAATTTCGCTTTCGCGAAAGCGAAATTCAAACAGATATACTTATATTTCGGGAAAGACTGCAGAATTAATTTATGGCTGAAAACACGCAATATACAGAGGATAACATCCGCTCACTGGACTGGAAAGAACACATTAGAATGCGTCCTGGAATGTATATCGGTAAGCTGGGCGATGGATCCAGTGCAGATGATGGTATTTATATTTTAGTTAAAGAGGTTATCGATAACTCAATTGATGAGTTTGTAATGGGATCTGGTAAAACCATTGAAGTCTCTGTACAAGGTGAACGTGTAACTGTACGTGATTATGGTCGTGGTATACCGCTAGGTAAAGTAGTAGATGTAGTGTCTAAAATGAATACTGGTGGAAAGTATGATAGTCGTGCCTTTAAAAAATCAGTAGGTTTGAATGGAGTAGGTACTAAGGCTGTAAATGCGTTGTCCAGTTATTTCCGTGTAGAATCTACTAGGGATGGGAAAAGTGCCAGTGCCGAGTTTTCTCGTGGTGAACTGAATGATCAGGAGATGCTTGAGGAGACATCGCGTCGCAAAGGAACTAAAATGACCTTTGTGCCAGATGGTGAGATTTTTAAAAATTTTAAATTCCGTCCAGAATATATAGCACGTATGTTGAAAAACTATGTGTACCTCAATCCTGGATTAACCATTATGTTTAATGGCGAGAAATTCTTCTCTGAAAATGGCTTAAAAGATTTATTGAGTGAAAATATTGTAGATACAGATCGATTATACCCTATAATTCACTTGAGAAGTGAAGACATCGAGGTAGCGATCACTCATAGTAGAACGCAGTATAGTGAAGAGTATCACTCATTTGTAA from Nonlabens arenilitoris harbors:
- a CDS encoding VF530 family DNA-binding protein is translated as MSTQPNNPLHGIKLAQIVEDLVEKFGWDELGDRIRINSFNTNPTIKSSLKFLRRTQWARDKVEALWVETCYTKVDD
- a CDS encoding SixA phosphatase family protein; the encoded protein is MKKLLLLFTIFSLLSCNTGPKQGDPVDNEGITTFYFIRHAEKRTDQGSDPELTEEGKKRADAWVNYFFLKNVDHIISSDYKRTKATAAPLAAAHDMEIELYDVRTTKALDLLEKYRGKTVALFGHSNTINEYTNQLQNDSIYNALDDNDYDSYFYVRVSGSGKSSGVKESMDFMEN